The Bos indicus x Bos taurus breed Angus x Brahman F1 hybrid chromosome 3, Bos_hybrid_MaternalHap_v2.0, whole genome shotgun sequence genome includes a window with the following:
- the MUC1 gene encoding mucin-1 isoform X1, with product MTPDIQAPFLSLLLLFPVLTVANVPTLTTSDSINPRRTTPVSTTQSSPTSSPTKETSWSTTTTLLTASSPAPSPAASPGHDGASTPTSSPAPSPAASPGHNGTSSPTGSPAPSPAASPGHDGASTPTSSPAPSPAASPGHDGASTPTSSPAPSPAASPGHDGASTPTSSPAPSPAASPGHNGTSSLTGSPAPSPAASPGHDGASTPTSSPAPSPAASPGHDGASTPTSSPAPSPAASPGHDGASTPTSSPAPSPAASPGHNGTSSPTGSPAPSPAASPGHDGASTPTSSPAPSPAASPGHNGTSSPTGSPAPSPAASPGHDGASTPTSSPAPSPAASPGHNGTSSPTGSPAPSPTASPGHDSAPSLTSSPAPSPTASPGQHGASSPTSSDTSSMTTRSMSSSMVTSAHKGTSSRATMTPVSKGTPSSVPSSETAPTAASHITRTAASSPSIALSTSSNPKTSQQLSVRVSLYFLSFRITNLQFNSSLENPQTSYYQELQRSIWGLILQIYKQRDFLGLSEIKFRPGSVVVELTLAFREGTTAEWVKAQFSQLEAHAASYNLTISGVSVYSAPFPSSAQAGSGVPGWGIALLVLVCVLVALAIIYLIALVVCQCGRKKCEQLDVFPTLDAYHPMSEYSTYHTHGRYVPPGSTKRSPYEEVSAGNGGSNLSYTNLAATSANL from the exons ATGACACCGGACATCCAGgcccctttcctctccctgctgctgctgttcccaGTGCTTACAG TTGCCAATGTCCCTACCCTGACAACCTCTGACTCCATAAACCCCCGCAGAACTACGCCAGTTTCCACTACACAAAGCAGCCCAACGTCCAGTCCCACTAAAGAAACTTCTTGGAGCACAACTACCACCTTACTCACAGCCAGCAGCCCTGCCCCAAGCCCGGCTGCCTCTCCAGGCCACGACGGAGCCTCGACTCCAACCAGCAGCCCTGCCCCAAGCCCAGCTGCCTCTCCAGGCCACAACGGCACCTCGTCTCCGACCGGCAGCCCTGCCCCAAGCCCAGCTGCCTCTCCAGGCCACGATGGAGCCTCGACTCCAACCAGCAGCCCTGCCCCAAGCCCGGCTGCCTCTCCAGGACACGACGGAGCCTCGACTCCAACCAGCAGCCCTGCCCCAAGCCCAGCTGCCTCTCCAGGCCACGACGGAGCCTCGACTCCAACCAGCAGCCCTGCCCCAAGCCCGGCTGCCTCTCCAGGCCACAACGGCACCTCGTCTCTGACTGGCAGCCCTGCCCCAAGCCCAGCTGCCTCTCCAGGCCACGACGGAGCCTCGACTCCAACCAGCAGCCCTGCCCCAAGCCCGGCTGCCTCTCCAGGACACGACGGAGCCTCGACTCCAACCAGCAGCCCTGCCCCAAGCCCAGCTGCCTCTCCAGGCCACGACGGAGCCTCGACTCCAACCAGCAGCCCTGCCCCAAGCCCGGCTGCCTCTCCAGGCCACAATGGCACCTCGTCTCCGACCGGCAGCCCTGCCCCAAGCCCAGCTGCCTCTCCAGGACACGACGGAGCCTCGACTCCAACCAGCAGCCCTGCCCCAAGCCCGGCTGCCTCTCCAGGCCACAACGGCACCTCGTCTCCGACTGGCAGCCCTGCCCCAAGCCCAGCTGCCTCTCCAGGCCATGACGGAGCCTCGACTCCAACCAGCAGCCCTGCCCCAAGCCCGGCTGCCTCTCCAGGCCACAATGGCACCTCGTCTCCGACCGGCAGCCCTGCCCCAAGCCCAACTGCCTCTCCAGGCCATGATAGTGCCCCATCCCTGACCAGCAGCCCTGCCCCAAGCCCGACTGCCTCTCCAGGTCAGCACGGCGCCTCATCCCCAACCAGCAGTGACACCTCATCCATGACCACCCGCTCTATGTCAAGCTCCATGGTCACTTCAGCACACAAGGGCACCTCATCCAGGGCTACCATGACCCCAGTCAGCAAGGGCACTCCATCCTCAGTCCCCAGCTCCGAAACTGCTCCCACTGCTGCCAGCCATATTACCAGGACAGCCGCCAGCAGCCCTAGCATAGCACTTTCCACCTCCTCCAATCCTAAGACTTCTCAGCAGTTGTCTGTTAGGGTCTCCCTGTACTTCCTGTCTTTTCGCATTACAAACCTCCAGTTtaactcttccctggaaaatccccaaaccAGCTACTATCAGGAGCTGCAGAGAAGCATTTGGGGTTTG ATTTTGCAGATTTATAAACAGAGGGATTTTCTGGGCCTCTCAGAGATCAAGTTCAG GCCAGGATCTGTGGTGGTAGAATTAACTCTGGCCTTCCGAGAGGGTACCACGGCCGAGTGGGTGAAGGCACAGTTCAGTCAGCTTGAAGCACACGCAGCCAGTTATAACCTGACCATCAGCGGAGTTAGTG TGTACAGTGCCCCATTTCCTTCCTCTGCCCAGGCTGGGTCTGGGGTGCCTGGTTGGGGCATTGCCCTGCTGGTCCTGGTCTGTGTTCTGGTTGCGCTGGCCATCATCTATCTCATTGCCCTG GTTGTGTGTCAGTGCGGACGAAAGAAATGTGAGCAGCTGGACGTCTTTCCAACCCTAGATGCCTACCATCCTATGAGCGAGTACTCCACCTACCACACCCATGGGCGCTACGTGCCCCCTGGCAGTACCAAACGGAGCCCCTATGAGGAG GTTTCTGCAGGCAATGGTGGCAGCAACCTCTCTTATACAAACCTGGCAGCCACTTCCGCCAACTTGTAA
- the TRIM46 gene encoding tripartite motif-containing protein 46 isoform X1, which yields MATRARLSQGRCQPCSPPPLPSPSLPVPPSFVSAAPLTGMAAKRGTKTSMKNMEKELLCPVCQEMYKQPLVLPCTHNVCQACAREVLGQQGYIGHGGDPSSEPTSPASTPSTRSPRLSRRTLPKPDRLDRLLKSGFGTYPGRKRGALHPQVIMFPCPACQGDVELGERGLAGLFRNLTLERVVERYRQSVSVGGAILCQLCKPPQLEATKGCTECRATFCNECFKLFHPWGTQKAQHEPTLPTLSFRPKGLMCPDHKEEVTHYCKTCQRLVCQLCRVRRTHSGHKITPVVSAYQALKDKLTKSLTYILGNQDTVQTQICELEETVRHTEVSGQQAKEEVSQLVRGLGAVLEEKRASLLQAIEECQQERLARLSAQIQEHRSLLDGSGLVGYAQEVLKETDQPCFVQAAKQLHNRIARATEALQTFRPAASSSFRHCQLDVGREMKLLTELNFLRVPEAPVIDTQRTFAYDQIFLCWRLPPHSPPAWHYTIEFRRTDVPAQPGPTRWQRREEVRGTSALLENPDTGSVYVLRVRGCNKAGYGEYSEDVHLHTPPAPVLHFFLDGRWGTSRERLAISKDQRAVRSVPGLPLLLAAERLLTGCHLSVDVVLGDVAVTQGRSYWACAVDPASYLVKVGVGLESKLQESFQGAPDVISPRYDPDSGHDSGAEDATVEASPPFAFLTIGMGKILLGAGASANAGLTGRDGPAASCTVPLPPRLGICLDYERGRVSFLDAVSFRGLLECPLDCSGPVCPAFCFIGGGAVQLQEPVGTKPERKVTIGGFAKLD from the exons ATGGCAACCCGTGCCCGGCTCTCCCAGGGGCGGTGCCAACCCTGCTCCCCCCCACCacttccttccccctccctccctgtccctccctccttTGTGTCAGCTGCGCCCCTGACCGGGATGGCTGCGAAGAGAGGGACCAAG ACGAGCATGAAGAACATGGAGAAGGAACTGCTGTGCCCAGTGTGTCAAGAAATGTATAAGCAGCCGCTGGTGCTGCCCTGTACCCACAACGTGTGCCAGGCCTGTGCCCGGGAGGTCCTGGGCCAGCAGGGCTACATAGGCCATGGTGGGGACCCCAGCTCCgagcccacttctcctgcctccacCCCATCCACCCGAAGCCCTCGCCTCTCCCGCAGAACTCTCCCCAAACCAGACCGCTTGGACCGGCTGCTTAAGTCAG GCTTTGGGACATACCCCGGGCGGAAGCGAGGTGCTCTGCACCCCCAGGTGATCATGTTCCCGTGCCCAGCCTGCCAGGGCGATGTGGAGCTGGGGGAGCGGGGCTTGGCAGGGCTTTTCCGGAACCTGACCCTGGAGCGTGTGGTGGAGCGGTACCGCCAGAGTGTGAGTGTGGGTGGTGCCATCCTGTGCCAGCTGTGCAAGCCCCCGCAACTAGAAGCCACCAAGGGCTGTACCGAGTGCCGCGCCACCTTCTGCAACGAGTGCTTCAAgctcttccatccctggggcACCCAGAAGGCCCAGCATGAAcccaccctgcccaccctctcctttcgCCCCAAG GGACTAATGTGTCCAGATCACAAGGAAGAGGTGACCCATTACTGCAAGACGTGCCAACGACTGGTGTGCCAGCTCTGCCGTGTGCGGCGCACCCACAGCGGCCACAAAATCACGCCAGTGGTCAGTGCCTACCAGGCCCTCAAG GACAAGCTGACAAAGAGCCTGACATACATCCTGGGAAACCAGGACACAGTGCAGACCCAGATCTGTGAGCTGGAGGAGACCGTGAGGCACACGGAG GTGAGTGGTCAGCAGGCCAAGGAGGAGGTGTCCCAGCTGGTgcgggggctgggggctgtgcTGGAGGAGAAGCGGGCGTCACTGCTTCAGGCCATTGAGGAGTGTCAGCAAGAACGGCTGGCCCGTCTCAGCGCCCAGATCCAGGAGCACCGGAGCCTGCTGGACGGCTCAGGTCTGGTGGGCTACGCTCAGGAGGTTCTTAAAGAAACAGACCAGCCTTGCTTTGTGCAAGCAGCCAAACAACTGCACAACAG GATTGCCCGAGCCACAGAGGCCCTCCAGACATTCCGGCCAGCTGCCAGCTCCTCCTTCCGCCATTGCCAGCTGGATGTGGGGCGTGAGATGAAGCTGCTGACAGAGCTTAATTTCCTGCGAG TGCCCGAGGCTCCAGTCATCGACACCCAGCGCACCTTTGCCTACGACCAGATCTTCCTCTGCTGGCGGCTGCCCCCCCACTCACCACCTGCCTGGCACTACACCATTGAGTTCCGGCGCACCGACGTGCCGGCCCAGCCAGGCCCCACCCGCTGGCAGCGGCGGGAGGAGGTGAGGGGTACCAGCGCCCTGCTGGAGAACCCCGACACGGGCTCTGTGTACGTGCTGCGTGTCCGCGGCTGCAACAAGGCCGGCTACGGCGAGTACAGCGAGGACGTGCATCTGCACACTCCGCCCGCGCCCG TCCTGCACTTCTTCCTGGATGGCCGCTGGGGCACAAGCCGAGAGCGGCTGGCCATCAGCAAGGACCAGCGAGCGGTGAGGAGTGTCCCAGGGCTGCCCCTGCTGCTGGCTGCCGAGCGGCTGCTGACAGGCTGCCACCTGAGCGTGGACGTGGTCCTGGGCGATGTGGCTGTGACCCAGGGCCGCAGCTACTGGGCCTGCGCCGTAGACCCAGCCTCCTACTTGGTCAAGGTGGGCGTCGGGCTGGAGAGCAAGCTTCAGGAAAGCTTCCAGGGTGCCCCCGACGTGATCAGCCCCAG GTACGACCCAGACAGTGGACACGACAGCGGTGCCGAGGACGCCACCGTGGAGGCGTCGCCACCCTTCGCTTTCCTGACCATCGGCATGGGCAAGAtcctgctgggggctggggccagTGCGAATGCGGGGCTGACAGGGAGGGACGGCCCGGCGGCCAGCTGCACAGTGCCCCTGCCGCCCCGCCTGGGCATCTGCCTGGACTACGAGCGGGGTCGCGTTTCCTTCCTCGATGCCGTGTCCTTCCGAGGGCTTCTGGAGTGCCCCCTGGACTGCTCGGGACCTGTGTGCCCTGCCTTTTGCTTCATCGGGGGTGGCGCAGTGCAGCTACAGGAGCCCGTGGGCACTAAGCCGGAGAGGAAGGTCACCATTGGGGGCTTTGCCAAGCTGGACTGA
- the MUC1 gene encoding mucin-1 isoform X2: protein MTPDIQAPFLSLLLLFPVLTVANVPTLTTSDSINPRRTTPVSTTQSSPTSSPTKETSWSTTTTLLTASSPAPSPAASPGHDGASTPTSSPAPSPAASPGHDGASTPTSSPAPSPAASPGHDGASTPTSSPAPSPAASPGHNGTSSPTGSPAPSPAASPGHDGASTPTSSPAPSPAASPGHNGTSSPTGSPAPSPAASPGHDGASTPTSSPAPSPAASPGHNGTSSPTGSPAPSPTASPGHDSAPSLTSSPAPSPTASPGQHGASSPTSSDTSSMTTRSMSSSMVTSAHKGTSSRATMTPVSKGTPSSVPSSETAPTAASHITRTAASSPSIALSTSSNPKTSQQLSVRVSLYFLSFRITNLQFNSSLENPQTSYYQELQRSIWGLILQIYKQRDFLGLSEIKFRPGSVVVELTLAFREGTTAEWVKAQFSQLEAHAASYNLTISGVSVYSAPFPSSAQAGSGVPGWGIALLVLVCVLVALAIIYLIALVVCQCGRKKCEQLDVFPTLDAYHPMSEYSTYHTHGRYVPPGSTKRSPYEEVSAGNGGSNLSYTNLAATSANL from the exons ATGACACCGGACATCCAGgcccctttcctctccctgctgctgctgttcccaGTGCTTACAG TTGCCAATGTCCCTACCCTGACAACCTCTGACTCCATAAACCCCCGCAGAACTACGCCAGTTTCCACTACACAAAGCAGCCCAACGTCCAGTCCCACTAAAGAAACTTCTTGGAGCACAACTACCACCTTACTCACAGCCAGCAGCCCTGCCCCAAGCCCGGCTGCCTCTCCAG GCCACGACGGAGCCTCGACTCCAACCAGCAGCCCTGCCCCAAGCCCGGCTGCCTCTCCAGGACACGACGGAGCCTCGACTCCAACCAGCAGCCCTGCCCCAAGCCCAGCTGCCTCTCCAGGCCACGACGGAGCCTCGACTCCAACCAGCAGCCCTGCCCCAAGCCCGGCTGCCTCTCCAGGCCACAATGGCACCTCGTCTCCGACCGGCAGCCCTGCCCCAAGCCCAGCTGCCTCTCCAGGACACGACGGAGCCTCGACTCCAACCAGCAGCCCTGCCCCAAGCCCGGCTGCCTCTCCAGGCCACAACGGCACCTCGTCTCCGACTGGCAGCCCTGCCCCAAGCCCAGCTGCCTCTCCAGGCCATGACGGAGCCTCGACTCCAACCAGCAGCCCTGCCCCAAGCCCGGCTGCCTCTCCAGGCCACAATGGCACCTCGTCTCCGACCGGCAGCCCTGCCCCAAGCCCAACTGCCTCTCCAGGCCATGATAGTGCCCCATCCCTGACCAGCAGCCCTGCCCCAAGCCCGACTGCCTCTCCAGGTCAGCACGGCGCCTCATCCCCAACCAGCAGTGACACCTCATCCATGACCACCCGCTCTATGTCAAGCTCCATGGTCACTTCAGCACACAAGGGCACCTCATCCAGGGCTACCATGACCCCAGTCAGCAAGGGCACTCCATCCTCAGTCCCCAGCTCCGAAACTGCTCCCACTGCTGCCAGCCATATTACCAGGACAGCCGCCAGCAGCCCTAGCATAGCACTTTCCACCTCCTCCAATCCTAAGACTTCTCAGCAGTTGTCTGTTAGGGTCTCCCTGTACTTCCTGTCTTTTCGCATTACAAACCTCCAGTTtaactcttccctggaaaatccccaaaccAGCTACTATCAGGAGCTGCAGAGAAGCATTTGGGGTTTG ATTTTGCAGATTTATAAACAGAGGGATTTTCTGGGCCTCTCAGAGATCAAGTTCAG GCCAGGATCTGTGGTGGTAGAATTAACTCTGGCCTTCCGAGAGGGTACCACGGCCGAGTGGGTGAAGGCACAGTTCAGTCAGCTTGAAGCACACGCAGCCAGTTATAACCTGACCATCAGCGGAGTTAGTG TGTACAGTGCCCCATTTCCTTCCTCTGCCCAGGCTGGGTCTGGGGTGCCTGGTTGGGGCATTGCCCTGCTGGTCCTGGTCTGTGTTCTGGTTGCGCTGGCCATCATCTATCTCATTGCCCTG GTTGTGTGTCAGTGCGGACGAAAGAAATGTGAGCAGCTGGACGTCTTTCCAACCCTAGATGCCTACCATCCTATGAGCGAGTACTCCACCTACCACACCCATGGGCGCTACGTGCCCCCTGGCAGTACCAAACGGAGCCCCTATGAGGAG GTTTCTGCAGGCAATGGTGGCAGCAACCTCTCTTATACAAACCTGGCAGCCACTTCCGCCAACTTGTAA
- the TRIM46 gene encoding tripartite motif-containing protein 46 isoform X2 has product MAEGEDMQTFTSIMDALVRISTSMKNMEKELLCPVCQEMYKQPLVLPCTHNVCQACAREVLGQQGYIGHGGDPSSEPTSPASTPSTRSPRLSRRTLPKPDRLDRLLKSGFGTYPGRKRGALHPQVIMFPCPACQGDVELGERGLAGLFRNLTLERVVERYRQSVSVGGAILCQLCKPPQLEATKGCTECRATFCNECFKLFHPWGTQKAQHEPTLPTLSFRPKGLMCPDHKEEVTHYCKTCQRLVCQLCRVRRTHSGHKITPVVSAYQALKDKLTKSLTYILGNQDTVQTQICELEETVRHTEVSGQQAKEEVSQLVRGLGAVLEEKRASLLQAIEECQQERLARLSAQIQEHRSLLDGSGLVGYAQEVLKETDQPCFVQAAKQLHNRIARATEALQTFRPAASSSFRHCQLDVGREMKLLTELNFLRVPEAPVIDTQRTFAYDQIFLCWRLPPHSPPAWHYTIEFRRTDVPAQPGPTRWQRREEVRGTSALLENPDTGSVYVLRVRGCNKAGYGEYSEDVHLHTPPAPVLHFFLDGRWGTSRERLAISKDQRAVRSVPGLPLLLAAERLLTGCHLSVDVVLGDVAVTQGRSYWACAVDPASYLVKVGVGLESKLQESFQGAPDVISPRYDPDSGHDSGAEDATVEASPPFAFLTIGMGKILLGAGASANAGLTGRDGPAASCTVPLPPRLGICLDYERGRVSFLDAVSFRGLLECPLDCSGPVCPAFCFIGGGAVQLQEPVGTKPERKVTIGGFAKLD; this is encoded by the exons ATGGCTGAGGGTGAGGATATGCAGACCTTCACTTCTATCATGGATGCACTGGTCCGCATCAGT ACGAGCATGAAGAACATGGAGAAGGAACTGCTGTGCCCAGTGTGTCAAGAAATGTATAAGCAGCCGCTGGTGCTGCCCTGTACCCACAACGTGTGCCAGGCCTGTGCCCGGGAGGTCCTGGGCCAGCAGGGCTACATAGGCCATGGTGGGGACCCCAGCTCCgagcccacttctcctgcctccacCCCATCCACCCGAAGCCCTCGCCTCTCCCGCAGAACTCTCCCCAAACCAGACCGCTTGGACCGGCTGCTTAAGTCAG GCTTTGGGACATACCCCGGGCGGAAGCGAGGTGCTCTGCACCCCCAGGTGATCATGTTCCCGTGCCCAGCCTGCCAGGGCGATGTGGAGCTGGGGGAGCGGGGCTTGGCAGGGCTTTTCCGGAACCTGACCCTGGAGCGTGTGGTGGAGCGGTACCGCCAGAGTGTGAGTGTGGGTGGTGCCATCCTGTGCCAGCTGTGCAAGCCCCCGCAACTAGAAGCCACCAAGGGCTGTACCGAGTGCCGCGCCACCTTCTGCAACGAGTGCTTCAAgctcttccatccctggggcACCCAGAAGGCCCAGCATGAAcccaccctgcccaccctctcctttcgCCCCAAG GGACTAATGTGTCCAGATCACAAGGAAGAGGTGACCCATTACTGCAAGACGTGCCAACGACTGGTGTGCCAGCTCTGCCGTGTGCGGCGCACCCACAGCGGCCACAAAATCACGCCAGTGGTCAGTGCCTACCAGGCCCTCAAG GACAAGCTGACAAAGAGCCTGACATACATCCTGGGAAACCAGGACACAGTGCAGACCCAGATCTGTGAGCTGGAGGAGACCGTGAGGCACACGGAG GTGAGTGGTCAGCAGGCCAAGGAGGAGGTGTCCCAGCTGGTgcgggggctgggggctgtgcTGGAGGAGAAGCGGGCGTCACTGCTTCAGGCCATTGAGGAGTGTCAGCAAGAACGGCTGGCCCGTCTCAGCGCCCAGATCCAGGAGCACCGGAGCCTGCTGGACGGCTCAGGTCTGGTGGGCTACGCTCAGGAGGTTCTTAAAGAAACAGACCAGCCTTGCTTTGTGCAAGCAGCCAAACAACTGCACAACAG GATTGCCCGAGCCACAGAGGCCCTCCAGACATTCCGGCCAGCTGCCAGCTCCTCCTTCCGCCATTGCCAGCTGGATGTGGGGCGTGAGATGAAGCTGCTGACAGAGCTTAATTTCCTGCGAG TGCCCGAGGCTCCAGTCATCGACACCCAGCGCACCTTTGCCTACGACCAGATCTTCCTCTGCTGGCGGCTGCCCCCCCACTCACCACCTGCCTGGCACTACACCATTGAGTTCCGGCGCACCGACGTGCCGGCCCAGCCAGGCCCCACCCGCTGGCAGCGGCGGGAGGAGGTGAGGGGTACCAGCGCCCTGCTGGAGAACCCCGACACGGGCTCTGTGTACGTGCTGCGTGTCCGCGGCTGCAACAAGGCCGGCTACGGCGAGTACAGCGAGGACGTGCATCTGCACACTCCGCCCGCGCCCG TCCTGCACTTCTTCCTGGATGGCCGCTGGGGCACAAGCCGAGAGCGGCTGGCCATCAGCAAGGACCAGCGAGCGGTGAGGAGTGTCCCAGGGCTGCCCCTGCTGCTGGCTGCCGAGCGGCTGCTGACAGGCTGCCACCTGAGCGTGGACGTGGTCCTGGGCGATGTGGCTGTGACCCAGGGCCGCAGCTACTGGGCCTGCGCCGTAGACCCAGCCTCCTACTTGGTCAAGGTGGGCGTCGGGCTGGAGAGCAAGCTTCAGGAAAGCTTCCAGGGTGCCCCCGACGTGATCAGCCCCAG GTACGACCCAGACAGTGGACACGACAGCGGTGCCGAGGACGCCACCGTGGAGGCGTCGCCACCCTTCGCTTTCCTGACCATCGGCATGGGCAAGAtcctgctgggggctggggccagTGCGAATGCGGGGCTGACAGGGAGGGACGGCCCGGCGGCCAGCTGCACAGTGCCCCTGCCGCCCCGCCTGGGCATCTGCCTGGACTACGAGCGGGGTCGCGTTTCCTTCCTCGATGCCGTGTCCTTCCGAGGGCTTCTGGAGTGCCCCCTGGACTGCTCGGGACCTGTGTGCCCTGCCTTTTGCTTCATCGGGGGTGGCGCAGTGCAGCTACAGGAGCCCGTGGGCACTAAGCCGGAGAGGAAGGTCACCATTGGGGGCTTTGCCAAGCTGGACTGA
- the TRIM46 gene encoding tripartite motif-containing protein 46 isoform X3: MKNMEKELLCPVCQEMYKQPLVLPCTHNVCQACAREVLGQQGYIGHGGDPSSEPTSPASTPSTRSPRLSRRTLPKPDRLDRLLKSGFGTYPGRKRGALHPQVIMFPCPACQGDVELGERGLAGLFRNLTLERVVERYRQSVSVGGAILCQLCKPPQLEATKGCTECRATFCNECFKLFHPWGTQKAQHEPTLPTLSFRPKGLMCPDHKEEVTHYCKTCQRLVCQLCRVRRTHSGHKITPVVSAYQALKDKLTKSLTYILGNQDTVQTQICELEETVRHTEVSGQQAKEEVSQLVRGLGAVLEEKRASLLQAIEECQQERLARLSAQIQEHRSLLDGSGLVGYAQEVLKETDQPCFVQAAKQLHNRIARATEALQTFRPAASSSFRHCQLDVGREMKLLTELNFLRVPEAPVIDTQRTFAYDQIFLCWRLPPHSPPAWHYTIEFRRTDVPAQPGPTRWQRREEVRGTSALLENPDTGSVYVLRVRGCNKAGYGEYSEDVHLHTPPAPVLHFFLDGRWGTSRERLAISKDQRAVRSVPGLPLLLAAERLLTGCHLSVDVVLGDVAVTQGRSYWACAVDPASYLVKVGVGLESKLQESFQGAPDVISPRYDPDSGHDSGAEDATVEASPPFAFLTIGMGKILLGAGASANAGLTGRDGPAASCTVPLPPRLGICLDYERGRVSFLDAVSFRGLLECPLDCSGPVCPAFCFIGGGAVQLQEPVGTKPERKVTIGGFAKLD, translated from the exons ATGAAGAACATGGAGAAGGAACTGCTGTGCCCAGTGTGTCAAGAAATGTATAAGCAGCCGCTGGTGCTGCCCTGTACCCACAACGTGTGCCAGGCCTGTGCCCGGGAGGTCCTGGGCCAGCAGGGCTACATAGGCCATGGTGGGGACCCCAGCTCCgagcccacttctcctgcctccacCCCATCCACCCGAAGCCCTCGCCTCTCCCGCAGAACTCTCCCCAAACCAGACCGCTTGGACCGGCTGCTTAAGTCAG GCTTTGGGACATACCCCGGGCGGAAGCGAGGTGCTCTGCACCCCCAGGTGATCATGTTCCCGTGCCCAGCCTGCCAGGGCGATGTGGAGCTGGGGGAGCGGGGCTTGGCAGGGCTTTTCCGGAACCTGACCCTGGAGCGTGTGGTGGAGCGGTACCGCCAGAGTGTGAGTGTGGGTGGTGCCATCCTGTGCCAGCTGTGCAAGCCCCCGCAACTAGAAGCCACCAAGGGCTGTACCGAGTGCCGCGCCACCTTCTGCAACGAGTGCTTCAAgctcttccatccctggggcACCCAGAAGGCCCAGCATGAAcccaccctgcccaccctctcctttcgCCCCAAG GGACTAATGTGTCCAGATCACAAGGAAGAGGTGACCCATTACTGCAAGACGTGCCAACGACTGGTGTGCCAGCTCTGCCGTGTGCGGCGCACCCACAGCGGCCACAAAATCACGCCAGTGGTCAGTGCCTACCAGGCCCTCAAG GACAAGCTGACAAAGAGCCTGACATACATCCTGGGAAACCAGGACACAGTGCAGACCCAGATCTGTGAGCTGGAGGAGACCGTGAGGCACACGGAG GTGAGTGGTCAGCAGGCCAAGGAGGAGGTGTCCCAGCTGGTgcgggggctgggggctgtgcTGGAGGAGAAGCGGGCGTCACTGCTTCAGGCCATTGAGGAGTGTCAGCAAGAACGGCTGGCCCGTCTCAGCGCCCAGATCCAGGAGCACCGGAGCCTGCTGGACGGCTCAGGTCTGGTGGGCTACGCTCAGGAGGTTCTTAAAGAAACAGACCAGCCTTGCTTTGTGCAAGCAGCCAAACAACTGCACAACAG GATTGCCCGAGCCACAGAGGCCCTCCAGACATTCCGGCCAGCTGCCAGCTCCTCCTTCCGCCATTGCCAGCTGGATGTGGGGCGTGAGATGAAGCTGCTGACAGAGCTTAATTTCCTGCGAG TGCCCGAGGCTCCAGTCATCGACACCCAGCGCACCTTTGCCTACGACCAGATCTTCCTCTGCTGGCGGCTGCCCCCCCACTCACCACCTGCCTGGCACTACACCATTGAGTTCCGGCGCACCGACGTGCCGGCCCAGCCAGGCCCCACCCGCTGGCAGCGGCGGGAGGAGGTGAGGGGTACCAGCGCCCTGCTGGAGAACCCCGACACGGGCTCTGTGTACGTGCTGCGTGTCCGCGGCTGCAACAAGGCCGGCTACGGCGAGTACAGCGAGGACGTGCATCTGCACACTCCGCCCGCGCCCG TCCTGCACTTCTTCCTGGATGGCCGCTGGGGCACAAGCCGAGAGCGGCTGGCCATCAGCAAGGACCAGCGAGCGGTGAGGAGTGTCCCAGGGCTGCCCCTGCTGCTGGCTGCCGAGCGGCTGCTGACAGGCTGCCACCTGAGCGTGGACGTGGTCCTGGGCGATGTGGCTGTGACCCAGGGCCGCAGCTACTGGGCCTGCGCCGTAGACCCAGCCTCCTACTTGGTCAAGGTGGGCGTCGGGCTGGAGAGCAAGCTTCAGGAAAGCTTCCAGGGTGCCCCCGACGTGATCAGCCCCAG GTACGACCCAGACAGTGGACACGACAGCGGTGCCGAGGACGCCACCGTGGAGGCGTCGCCACCCTTCGCTTTCCTGACCATCGGCATGGGCAAGAtcctgctgggggctggggccagTGCGAATGCGGGGCTGACAGGGAGGGACGGCCCGGCGGCCAGCTGCACAGTGCCCCTGCCGCCCCGCCTGGGCATCTGCCTGGACTACGAGCGGGGTCGCGTTTCCTTCCTCGATGCCGTGTCCTTCCGAGGGCTTCTGGAGTGCCCCCTGGACTGCTCGGGACCTGTGTGCCCTGCCTTTTGCTTCATCGGGGGTGGCGCAGTGCAGCTACAGGAGCCCGTGGGCACTAAGCCGGAGAGGAAGGTCACCATTGGGGGCTTTGCCAAGCTGGACTGA